GCGTTTCTTGCCTTTTTAAATGAATTAAAGAATTCTATTTCTTTTAATCTCAATTTATTATAATTGGATAGAAACAATTTCAGGAAGAATTTTTCTATGGCTTTCAAAAACATTCTTTTCGAAATAGACGATAGTACTGCTATAGTCACCATCAATAGACCTAAATTTCTGAATGTAATCAATTCAAAGACAGCAACAGAACTAACTCTTATCTTTGAAGAAATAAAAGAATCAAAGACAATAAAAAGTATAATTATAAAAGGTGCTGGCAAAAAAGCCTTTTCTGCTGGCGCAGACATAAATGAAATCAAAAGACTAACAAAGAAAACTGCGCGCAGTTTTCTTTCTCATGGTCACAAGATGCTAAAGTGCATCGAATTTTGCGGCAAGCCGGTAATTGCGGCAATTAGTGGCTATGTCCTTGGCGGCGGACTTGAATTGGCTCTTGCATGCCACTTTAGAATTGCAACAAAAAAATCTAAATTCGGACTTCCTGAGCTTAAAATAGGCGTTATTCCCGGATGGGGCGGAAATGTAAGACTGCCGCGTATAGTCGGCAGAGCAAAAGCATTGGAAATGATATTGACAGGAAAAATCTTGAATTCTGATGAAGCTCTCGAAGCAGGTTTAATAAATGAAGTTGTCGCT
The Candidatus Schekmanbacteria bacterium genome window above contains:
- a CDS encoding enoyl-CoA hydratase, giving the protein MAFKNILFEIDDSTAIVTINRPKFLNVINSKTATELTLIFEEIKESKTIKSIIIKGAGKKAFSAGADINEIKRLTKKTARSFLSHGHKMLKCIEFCGKPVIAAISGYVLGGGLELALACHFRIATKKSKFGLPELKIGVIPGWGGNVRLPRIVGRAKALEMILTGKILNSDEALEAGLINEVVAENEFMVKVRERASRLNEMPPLAIKKAIDTIMKATEISFQEAIKLEMKNMSSLCETYDKKEGIAAFLEKRETNFKGR